The Brassica napus cultivar Da-Ae chromosome C7, Da-Ae, whole genome shotgun sequence genome has a segment encoding these proteins:
- the LOC125589963 gene encoding ADP-ribosylation factor 2-B, which translates to MGLSFAKLFSRLFAKKEMRILMVGLDAAGKTTILYKLKLGEIVTTIPTIGFNVETVEYKNISFTVWDVGGQDKIRPLWRHYFQNTQGLIFVVDSNDRDRVVEARDELHRMLNEDELRDAVLLVFANKQDLPNAMNAAEITDKLGLHSLRQRHWYIQSTCATSGEGLYEGLDWLSNNIAGKA; encoded by the exons ATGGGTTTGTCTTTCGCCAAGTTGTTTAGCAGGCTTTTTGCCAAGAAGGAGATGAGGATTCTCATGGTTGGTCTTGATGCTGCTGGTAAGACCACCATTTTGTACAAGCTCAAGCTCGGTGAGATTGTCACCACCATTCCCACTATTG GGTTCAATGTGGAAACTGTGGAGTACAAGAACATCAGTTTCACAGTGTGGGATGTCGGCGGTCAAGACAAG ATCCGTCCCTTGTGGAGGCACTACTTCCAGAACACTCAAGGTCTCATCTTTGTGGTCGACAGCAATGACAGAGACCGTGTTGTTGAGGCCAGAGATGAACTGCACAGGATGCTTAATGAG GATGAGCTGCGTGATGCTGTTCTGCTCGTGTTTGCTAACAAACAGGATCTTCCAAATGCCATGAACGCAGCTGAAATCACTGATAAGCTTGGTCTTCACTCTCTCCGTCAGCGTCACTG GTACATCCAGAGCACATGTGCCACTTCAGGCGAGGGGCTTTACGAAGGTCTTGACTGGTTGTCCAACAACATTGCCGGCAAG GCGTAG